A region of the Peredibacter starrii genome:
TTTTTACGTCATCTTTCTTGCGTTGAGCGAGTTTCGCCTGATCATAACTCTTTTCAATGAAGTCGTAATAGTTCAGCTCTTCCACGAGATCAGTAATGGCCGCGAGTAGAGGCTTCTCATTAAAGACACGTTGATATTTCTTGATGATCTCAATGAAAGATTTAATCCCTTCATGATCTTGTTCATCACAAAGAACCTGATAGAGGTGGCGTTTTTGTTCAGCTGCCAGAGTAAGGTTCTTATTTAAAGTTACTGAACCAATTCCGCGATTTGGAACATTCAATACTCGACGAAGAGCGAGCTCATCACGAGAGTTTTGAATAAGGGTCAGGTAAGCAATAATGTCCTTGATCTCTTTCTTCTCGTAAAACTTCTGGCCACCAATGATGTTATAGGGCACTTGCGAAATACGCAGCTGATCCTCAAACGGTGGAACTTGAGTGTTTGAACGATAAAGAATCGCGATATCTGAAAGCATCACACTGTTGGACTGAAGTTTAATAATCTCTTCAGTCACAATCGCGGCCTCATGGTCAGAGTCACCTGCGGCCCAGAGTTGTGGAAGAGGTCCTTCCATCTGAGTCGTACGCATGGTCTTCTCTTTTCGTCCCTTTGATTCCTTGATGACATTGTTGGCGAGATCAAGAATCGGGAAAACAGAACGGTAGTTCTGTTCGAGTTTAATTACCTTGGTATTTGAATACTGTTTTTCAAAATTCAGAATGTTTGAAATATCGGCACCACGGAAACCGTAGATCGCCTGATCGTCATCTCCCACCACGCAGATGTTCTGGTGAGTAGAGGTAAGGGCCTGAATCAGCGAGAACTGAAGGCTGTTTGTGTCCTGATACTCATCAATCATGATGTATTTAAAGCGCTCAGAATACTTCTTCGCCACTTCCGGGAAGTTCTTAAAGAGCTTCACAACCATGAAGAGAATATCATCGAAATCGAGGGCATTATAAAACTGAAGCTTCTCTTGGTAGAAGTGATAAACGTATTCAGTCGCGCCATCGTAGTTATTTTCAGGATCGTAGTACTTACTTTTTGGAAATTCTTCCGCGGAAATACCTTGGTTCTTCAATAGACCGATCTTCGACATGATAATGCCGCGATCATAGTTCTTATTCGAGCGGTAGTTTTTTAGACCTTCTCGAACGATACTCATCTGATCGGCCTGATCATAGATGGTGAAGAGGTTGTTATAACCCAAATGGTGAATGTCTTCGCGAAGAATACGAATTCCCAATGAGTGGAAAGTTGAGAGAGTAATGCCTTTACGGGTGCGTGAGTCAACCAGATGGGACACACGTTCCTTCATTTCGGCGGCTGCTTTATTGGTGAAACTCACTGCAAGGATCTGCTTTCCAGGAATACGGAGATTCTGGAGCATGTGCGCAATACGATAAGTTACGGTACGGGTCTTCCCCGAGCCGGCACCGGCAAGAATTAATACCGGACCTTCAACTGTCTCGGCAGCTTCGCGTTGTTCTGGGTTCAAACCATCTAGGGAAATCATAAGGTGTGAGAATAAAAAAGGGGTGGAAAACTGTCAAAATCAAAAGACACAAAAGAACTTACTTTGTACTATAAATTCGTCTGTAAATGAGTTTATTTGAGGTCATATGAAGTATTTGATTACATCCGCTCTTCCTTACGCCAACGGACCACTCCATTTTGGCCACATGGCCGGGGTTTATCTCCCCGCTGATATTTTCACTCGTCATAAAAAACTAAAAGGCGTTGAGGCAATCCATATTTCTGGTTCAGATGAGCACGGGGTTGCGATCATGCAAAATGCCCAAAAAGCGGGCATCAGTTACCAGGAATACGTGAACGACTGGCATAAAACGCATAAAGATCTTTTTGATAAATACGAAATTCAGTTCGATTTTTTTGGCCAGACTTCGGCCCCATATCACAAGGAAGAAACTCTTACCTGGTTCAATGATCTTTTAAGCAAAGGTCTGATTGAGAAGAAGGCCGAGCAGCAACTTCAGTGTCAGTCATGTAAGAACATGCTTCCGGATCGTTTTGTGGAGGGTGAGTGTTATGTCTGTCACTATCCAGAGGCCCGCGGTGACGAATGTCCAAGCTGCGGAACATGGATTGATCCATTAAAACTTTTAAAACCAGTTTGTAAATTCTGTGGTTCAAATGATGTGAAGGCCGTGGATTCTTTCCAGTGGTACCTCATGCTTTCGAAAGTATACCCAGAGTGGCAGAAATGGTTTGAAGGCAGAAAACCAGAGTGGAGAAAGAACGTTGTTCCTTTCGTTGAATCTCTGACAAAAGAAAATCTTGTAGACCGTGCAATCACCCGTGACCTAGATTGGGGTATTGATGTTCCTCTTCCTGAAGCAAAGGGAAAGAAGATCTACGTATGGTTTGATGCTCCGATTGGATACGTTTCGAATACAAAAGAATATTTGAAACAATCAGGATCAAAAGATGACCACATCAAAGACTGGTGGGGCTCTAAAGACGTGAAGATCGTGAACTTCATTGGAAAAGATAATATTATTTTCCACTCAATCATTTTCCCGGTGATGTGTCTTGGAACTGGATTTGTGAATCCGGTAACAGATCTTCCGGCAAACCAATACGTGAACCTTGAAGGGAAGCAGTTCTCAAAATCTAAGGGTTGGTATGTAGACGCAGTAGAAGCGATTAACCAATTTGGTTCGGATGCGATGAGATTCTACTTAACATCACTGATTCCAGAAACGTCTGATTCAAGTTTCACTTGGAAGTCGATGGAGCTTAAGATCAACTCTGAGCTTGCCAACAATATTGGTAACTTCATTAATCGTGCCATGAAATTTTCTGCTTCGAAGTTCCCAGAAGGCGTGGAAGCACAAAAATTCGAGGCCTTCTTTAAAGACCATGTTCAGGATGTTAATACTTTCATAAAGGAATATCATGAGCTGCTTGATTCATACCAAATCAAGAAGGGCCAGGAACACATCATGGGCCTTGGTTCAAAGGTAAACCAATTTATTACTGAAAGAGCTCCATGGACTGAATTTAAGACAGATCCAGAAAAAGCGAAAGAAACCATCGCCATCTCGACTGCCTATGTTCTTGTAATTGGTACTTTTTTTGCTCCGTATCTGCCGCAACTTTCGAAGTCGATTTTATCGTACTTCGGATTGAACGCTGAGAGTGAGTTAGTGAAGAAGATTTATCAAGGTGACCTAAATGCCATGAAAGATTTCTTTGCGAAAGACTTTAAACTCCAAGTTGAGCCTCAAGGACTTGTTCCTAAGATTGACCCAAAAGTAATTGAAGAGCTTGATCTCAAATTAAAAGAGAAGGCCTCAGTTTAATACACATAAGGAGAATTTATGTTTAAGGTAATGACTCTCGCTGCACTTATGATTTCTGGCGCTGCTATGGCGGACGTTGAACTTCGTGGTGTTGTTCCAAGACCTATGACAAACTGTTCAATCAAAGGTAACGAAGTTACTAAAGTGATTACTTTCGGTAAGGACAAAATTGTTAAATCAACTGAGAAGTATCAAATTACTTTCGAAGGAATTGATTCAGCCGCACGTGCTGCTGCTAAAGTTGCTTCGAATGCAGGTCCTGCAAGTGAAGTTGAAAACTTTCACATGATCCTTGATGGTAAGAGAATCGAGCTAAATACTTCTGAATCAGTAGAAGCTCTTGCTCTTGTTCAAATGATCGTTAAAGCTTGTCGTTTCTAATTTAAGAGAAGCCTCCGTGACTTGAAGTTTCCTCAAAATCTGGTTCAAACAGATTTCCTTCGGTCACGGGAGCTTTTTCTGCTCTCGAAAAATACTCCCTTTCAAGTTTATTCATTATTTTGCCAGTGAGTCCTGGCATGAGTAGATGGCTAATTCTTCCAATGAAATCTGAACTTCCAAGATGAATAGAATCTCGCGGACGTTGAACTAATCTCACCATGGCCTTTGCCACAGTGTCCGGATCAACAAGAGGTGGAGCAGGTTTGGCCTCCTTTCCGAGATAATTGGCCGCGTGTTTTACTCCCGGAGAGTCTACGAAAGATGCATACACGTCACATACGTGAATATTTTTATGATCTTTAAGTTCATAGCGAAGGGCCTCGGAAAGACCTCTTAAACCGAATTTACTAGCACTATAGGAGACACTAAAAGGCGCACCAACGTAAGCACCAGTTGAATTTGTGTTGATGATGATGCCTCTGCCGCGTTTCTTAAAGTAGGGAACCACAAAATAAGAGCCATAGAGTGGTCCTAAAAGATTTGTGCGAATGACTTGTTCCTGGGCCTCAAGGGGCGTGTGATCAAATTCACCAATGGCCCCAACTCCGGCATTGTTGATCCACACATCAATTTCGCCATAAAAAGTGAGGGCCTTTTCAAAAAGATTTTTCACGGAGGATCTTTCACTCACATCAGTTGTAATGGCGACTGCATTTCCGCCCAAGGATTCGCATTCACTGGCAAGTTCCTGGAGTAAAGTTTCGTTTCGAGAAGCGAGAATAAGATTGGCGCCTAATTGCGCGAAGGCAAGTGCTGTTGCTCTACCAATGCCACTGGACGCGCCAGTAATGACAATAGTTGAATCATCTAATCGATAGGTCTTCACGGAGGCCTCCTTGATAAGAGGAGGGTAGCGGGCAGATAAGAGTGAGAAAACTTACTTTAAGCTCAAAGTTTAATAAGTGATTTGGTTAATCATTATGATAGCGAGAGTCGACTTTGATTCCAAAGTTTTGGCGTGGGTTCATTGGGTCATAGACTGGGCGATCCCAATTCTTGAGAATTTTACCTGATTGAGCATCAACTAAGACACGAAAGGTCGTTTCTTCATTCTTTTGATTTTTTAAAGTCACAATCACGGATTCAACGTTGAGGGCCACTCCATCCTGGGCCCAGATAAAAGAATCGACTTTTTGAATGGCGATGTCTTTGATCGCCTGGCCACCTTGGGCCTTCAGGGCCTCTTCCAAATTTTCCTGCCATTCAGGTGACACAGAATTGGCGACTTTGATTTTTTTAATCTCTTCTGATTCCTTACCGGGGCTCAGTCCCACGACCTTTTTACCGTTAATTTCAAACGTTTTTGCCGGAGGGGTAGGAGTAGGGTCAGGAGTAGTATTTTTAGACTGTGAAGCCACCGGAGGCGCTTTGGGCGTCTCAGTTTTCCGGAGATAAAAGAACAAACCGGCCACTACCAAAAGAATGAGAAGAATGTAGGGCCAGCGCTTAGTCATTTACGTCAAAGTCAAAGTTAATGATCTGGAACGGTTTAGCACCGTTAAGTTCTGAATCAATATAATCGTCGTTCGAATAAGTTCCGTCTGTATAACAGTCAGTACAGTTATTGAAACGAGCACGCATACGACAACGGAACTTCGTTCCTGGTGGAATCCATTTATTCACTTCCATGATCATAAGGTTACCAGCATTGAAGGTCTTGTTGCTGGATTCTTTAACCACTGATTCATAGTAAGTTTTTTGAGCATCAATTTTTGAATAGAAGCTATGGTTGGCCCCTGGAAGGAAACGTACCAGACATTCGTGTGGATTGAATGTGAAGTCTGTGTCCGTCGTACCAGTGCTGTTGTAACCCAAACAGTCTTTATCCAGAAGCGATAGACCGTTTTTCTTTCTGAATTCGTTCTGAGAGACCCAACGAGTGCTGCTACCTTCTTCTAATTGCACCATACAAACAGGGGCAGCGGCGCTGGTAGGGAATTTACCAGTAGAAGTGTTTTTCACCAAACGCTTATATTCAGGATCAGTCGTGGTACAAGTGTTACCTGCCTCACCACCTTGATCCACAGTCGTAACTGAGTCAATTACACATGGCTTGAAGTTACCGGTCGTATCATCAGT
Encoded here:
- a CDS encoding ATP-dependent helicase, with translation MISLDGLNPEQREAAETVEGPVLILAGAGSGKTRTVTYRIAHMLQNLRIPGKQILAVSFTNKAAAEMKERVSHLVDSRTRKGITLSTFHSLGIRILREDIHHLGYNNLFTIYDQADQMSIVREGLKNYRSNKNYDRGIIMSKIGLLKNQGISAEEFPKSKYYDPENNYDGATEYVYHFYQEKLQFYNALDFDDILFMVVKLFKNFPEVAKKYSERFKYIMIDEYQDTNSLQFSLIQALTSTHQNICVVGDDDQAIYGFRGADISNILNFEKQYSNTKVIKLEQNYRSVFPILDLANNVIKESKGRKEKTMRTTQMEGPLPQLWAAGDSDHEAAIVTEEIIKLQSNSVMLSDIAILYRSNTQVPPFEDQLRISQVPYNIIGGQKFYEKKEIKDIIAYLTLIQNSRDELALRRVLNVPNRGIGSVTLNKNLTLAAEQKRHLYQVLCDEQDHEGIKSFIEIIKKYQRVFNEKPLLAAITDLVEELNYYDFIEKSYDQAKLAQRKKDDVKNFMLAADRFQDRYGEDATLKNFVERLLLADSQDNQAPGEGFKKNEVTLMTLHASKGLEYDYVFLIGMEEEILPHKKTIQDNTDIDEERRLCYVGVTRARKKLWMTYAKERKIYGKMAPRFKSRFVIELPHLYKELDRTNFGDMSEDEVKDFKKSFFGNLMDSLKE
- a CDS encoding SDR family oxidoreductase, translating into MKTYRLDDSTIVITGASSGIGRATALAFAQLGANLILASRNETLLQELASECESLGGNAVAITTDVSERSSVKNLFEKALTFYGEIDVWINNAGVGAIGEFDHTPLEAQEQVIRTNLLGPLYGSYFVVPYFKKRGRGIIINTNSTGAYVGAPFSVSYSASKFGLRGLSEALRYELKDHKNIHVCDVYASFVDSPGVKHAANYLGKEAKPAPPLVDPDTVAKAMVRLVQRPRDSIHLGSSDFIGRISHLLMPGLTGKIMNKLEREYFSRAEKAPVTEGNLFEPDFEETSSHGGFS
- the metG gene encoding methionine--tRNA ligase, producing MKYLITSALPYANGPLHFGHMAGVYLPADIFTRHKKLKGVEAIHISGSDEHGVAIMQNAQKAGISYQEYVNDWHKTHKDLFDKYEIQFDFFGQTSAPYHKEETLTWFNDLLSKGLIEKKAEQQLQCQSCKNMLPDRFVEGECYVCHYPEARGDECPSCGTWIDPLKLLKPVCKFCGSNDVKAVDSFQWYLMLSKVYPEWQKWFEGRKPEWRKNVVPFVESLTKENLVDRAITRDLDWGIDVPLPEAKGKKIYVWFDAPIGYVSNTKEYLKQSGSKDDHIKDWWGSKDVKIVNFIGKDNIIFHSIIFPVMCLGTGFVNPVTDLPANQYVNLEGKQFSKSKGWYVDAVEAINQFGSDAMRFYLTSLIPETSDSSFTWKSMELKINSELANNIGNFINRAMKFSASKFPEGVEAQKFEAFFKDHVQDVNTFIKEYHELLDSYQIKKGQEHIMGLGSKVNQFITERAPWTEFKTDPEKAKETIAISTAYVLVIGTFFAPYLPQLSKSILSYFGLNAESELVKKIYQGDLNAMKDFFAKDFKLQVEPQGLVPKIDPKVIEELDLKLKEKASV